The following proteins are co-located in the Larimichthys crocea isolate SSNF chromosome XXIV, L_crocea_2.0, whole genome shotgun sequence genome:
- the ldlrap1b gene encoding low density lipoprotein receptor adapter protein 1b isoform X1, which yields MDALKSAGRAIIRSPSIAKQSWGAGRHKKLPENWTDTRETLLEGMVFQLKYLGVTMVEQPKGEELSAAAVKRIVATAKASGKKLQKVTLKVSPRGIILYDSASNQLIENISIYRISYCTADKMHDKVFAYIVQSQHNETLECHAYLCPKRKMAQAVTLTVAQAFRVAFEFWQAAKEEKEKRVKSGSDGEGASNSQSDSSASLGSLKGGEVATGTLLDLAEGANVALVHSGTKQTESDPFMVHNHATENNNTVWELEDGLDEAFSRLAESRTNPQVLDIGVNPQDFNTEECLSPDKWDQEDTDFTAQKDTFGF from the exons AGCTTCCGGAGAACTGGACGGACACGAGGGAGACCCTCCTGGAGGGCATGGTGTTTCAGCTCAAGTACCTGGGGGTCACGATGGTTGAGCAGCCCAAAGGAGAGGAGCTGTCTGCGGCTGCTGTCAAGAGGATAGTGGCCACG GCCAAAGCCAGCGGAAAAAAACTCCAGAAAGTCACGTTAAAGGTCTCCCCGCGAGGAATCATCCTTTACGACAGTGCCTCCAACCAGCTGATAGAAAACATCTCCATATACAG aatATCATATTGCACGGCAGACAAGATGCACGACAAAGTGTTTGCCTACATCGTCCAGAGCCAACACAACGAGACCCTGGAGTGTCATGCCTACCTCTGCCCCAAGAGAAAAATG GCCCAGGCGGTAACCCTAACGGTGGCGCAGGCTTTCAGAGTGGCGTTTGAATTCTGGCAGGCTGCCAAGGAAG AGAAGGAGAAGCGAGTGAAGTCAGGTTCAGACGGAGAAGGAGCCAGCAACTCTCAGTCGGACAGCTCGGCCAGCCTGGGCAGCCTGAAGGGAGGAG AGGTAGCTACAGGAACCCTTTTGGATTTGGCAGAGGGAGCCAACGTGGCGCTGGTCCACTCAGGAACAAAGCAGACCGAATCGGATCCCTTTATGGTGCATAATCACGCAACAGAGAACAACAATACTGTATGG GAATTGGAGGATGGTCTGGACGAGGCTTTTTCAAG ACTCGCTGAGTCTCGCACTAACCCCCAGGTCCTGGACATTGGGGTAAACCCTCAGGACTTCAACACTGAAGAGTGCCTGTCCCCAGACAAATGGGACCAAGAGGACACAGACTTCACTGCACAAAAAGACACTTTTGGGTTTTAA
- the ldlrap1b gene encoding low density lipoprotein receptor adapter protein 1b isoform X2: protein MDALKSAGRAIIRSPSIAKQSWGAGRHKKLPENWTDTRETLLEGMVFQLKYLGVTMVEQPKGEELSAAAVKRIVATAKASGKKLQKVTLKVSPRGIILYDSASNQLIENISIYRISYCTADKMHDKVFAYIVQSQHNETLECHAYLCPKRKMAQAVTLTVAQAFRVAFEFWQAAKEEKEKRVKSGSDGEGASNSQSDSSASLGSLKGGEVATGTLLDLAEGANVALVHSGTKQTESDPFMELEDGLDEAFSRLAESRTNPQVLDIGVNPQDFNTEECLSPDKWDQEDTDFTAQKDTFGF, encoded by the exons AGCTTCCGGAGAACTGGACGGACACGAGGGAGACCCTCCTGGAGGGCATGGTGTTTCAGCTCAAGTACCTGGGGGTCACGATGGTTGAGCAGCCCAAAGGAGAGGAGCTGTCTGCGGCTGCTGTCAAGAGGATAGTGGCCACG GCCAAAGCCAGCGGAAAAAAACTCCAGAAAGTCACGTTAAAGGTCTCCCCGCGAGGAATCATCCTTTACGACAGTGCCTCCAACCAGCTGATAGAAAACATCTCCATATACAG aatATCATATTGCACGGCAGACAAGATGCACGACAAAGTGTTTGCCTACATCGTCCAGAGCCAACACAACGAGACCCTGGAGTGTCATGCCTACCTCTGCCCCAAGAGAAAAATG GCCCAGGCGGTAACCCTAACGGTGGCGCAGGCTTTCAGAGTGGCGTTTGAATTCTGGCAGGCTGCCAAGGAAG AGAAGGAGAAGCGAGTGAAGTCAGGTTCAGACGGAGAAGGAGCCAGCAACTCTCAGTCGGACAGCTCGGCCAGCCTGGGCAGCCTGAAGGGAGGAG AGGTAGCTACAGGAACCCTTTTGGATTTGGCAGAGGGAGCCAACGTGGCGCTGGTCCACTCAGGAACAAAGCAGACCGAATCGGATCCCTTTATG GAATTGGAGGATGGTCTGGACGAGGCTTTTTCAAG ACTCGCTGAGTCTCGCACTAACCCCCAGGTCCTGGACATTGGGGTAAACCCTCAGGACTTCAACACTGAAGAGTGCCTGTCCCCAGACAAATGGGACCAAGAGGACACAGACTTCACTGCACAAAAAGACACTTTTGGGTTTTAA